The following proteins come from a genomic window of Thiothrix winogradskyi:
- a CDS encoding glycine zipper 2TM domain-containing protein: MKTLITSPRLATVLVTSLLLGGCVGTTPINNAQTGSAIGAVLGGVAGNQFGSGDGKTAMTILGTAMGSYLGSQWGAQLDARDQQNLGQSIYSGRPATWQNPNTGYQYNVNPGQVYRASVNNQSTICRPVTIMGTIDGRNQNIQTQACQDSRGQWQLTR, encoded by the coding sequence ATGAAAACTTTAATTACCTCTCCCCGCCTTGCCACAGTGTTAGTGACGTCCCTCTTATTGGGCGGATGCGTCGGCACTACCCCCATCAACAATGCCCAAACAGGCTCGGCGATTGGCGCAGTGTTAGGCGGTGTAGCAGGCAACCAATTTGGCAGTGGCGATGGTAAAACCGCCATGACCATTCTGGGTACTGCGATGGGCAGCTATCTCGGCAGCCAATGGGGAGCGCAACTGGATGCACGTGACCAGCAAAACCTCGGTCAATCCATTTACAGTGGTCGCCCTGCCACATGGCAAAACCCGAATACCGGCTACCAATACAACGTCAACCCCGGTCAGGTTTACCGTGCCAGCGTCAATAACCAAAGCACCATTTGTCGCCCCGTCACCATTATGGGTACGATTGATGGCAGAAACCAAAACATTCAAACTCAAGCCTGCCAAGACAGCCGAGGTCAGTGGCAACTCACGCGCTGA
- a CDS encoding glycine zipper 2TM domain-containing protein: MKTVIYSLGTLALAAALTACGTPVNNAQIGSATGAVLGGVAGHQFGKGDGKTAATAVGAALGAVVGGQAGAQQDRYYQQPQPAPYYNNRGY, from the coding sequence ATGAAAACCGTTATTTATTCACTGGGGACTTTGGCACTAGCAGCGGCATTGACTGCTTGTGGCACACCGGTGAACAATGCACAAATTGGTTCTGCGACCGGTGCTGTGTTAGGTGGCGTAGCCGGTCATCAGTTTGGTAAAGGCGATGGCAAAACGGCTGCTACCGCCGTAGGTGCTGCGCTTGGCGCTGTGGTTGGTGGTCAGGCAGGCGCACAACAAGACCGTTACTACCAACAGCCGCAACCGGCACCGTATTACAACAACCGGGGCTACTAA
- a CDS encoding SRPBCC family protein has protein sequence MMWIVMTLVILLLLLPVLVGLLISPYQQVTRVELIKAPAEAVWNALSDFSQQAQWRTDLKSMQMLDDDDGLRWIEQIANQRPLVLRKVKELPLKELLVEMTQGSSKGTRHARMNAVPGGTRVTFTEMLETRSPLGRIKGRMGSSLDQRLDHFIQQLKAHFVA, from the coding sequence ATGATGTGGATTGTAATGACGCTGGTTATCCTCCTGCTGTTGCTGCCGGTATTGGTGGGGTTGTTGATTTCACCTTATCAACAGGTAACGCGGGTCGAATTGATTAAAGCGCCTGCCGAAGCTGTGTGGAATGCACTCAGTGATTTTTCGCAGCAAGCACAGTGGCGTACTGACCTGAAAAGTATGCAAATGCTGGATGATGACGATGGCTTGCGCTGGATTGAGCAAATCGCTAATCAGCGCCCGTTGGTGCTGCGTAAAGTGAAAGAGTTGCCCTTGAAAGAGTTACTGGTCGAGATGACCCAGGGCAGTAGCAAGGGTACTCGCCATGCCCGTATGAATGCGGTTCCCGGCGGTACGCGCGTAACGTTTACTGAAATGTTGGAAACCCGTAGTCCTTTAGGGCGTATCAAGGGACGGATGGGCAGCAGCCTTGATCAGCGCTTGGATCATTTTATTCAACAATTGAAAGCCCATTTTGTGGCTTAA
- a CDS encoding M20 aminoacylase family protein, which yields MTAKLDPIAASHALHADMQQWRRDIHQHPETAYEEFRTSAQVAARLQALGLEVHTGIGETGVVGVLHGKQPGAKHIGLRADMDALPLTELNTFAHASCHHGKMHGCGHDGHTTMLLGAATILAQHPDFTGTVYFIFQPAEESNAGAKRMIEAGLFERFPITEVYGMHNWPGIPTGQFAVHSGAVMASTDSFDIDIQAQGGHAAMPDTVIDPVLVAGHIITATQSIVARNLKPTSGGVISITKMLGGSAYNVIPETVSLHGTIRSLDPQDRALLKQRLQQLVEHTAQAFAASASVRFMEGYPATINHSSNAEACYQVTTGLVGEACVQWNPPPSMGAEDFAYMLQHRPGAYIWIGNGDATESRALHNPYYDFNDNILPLGASYWVRLVQHLCH from the coding sequence ATGACCGCCAAACTCGACCCGATTGCCGCCAGCCACGCCCTGCACGCCGATATGCAACAATGGCGGCGCGATATTCACCAACACCCCGAAACCGCTTACGAAGAATTCCGCACCAGCGCCCAAGTCGCCGCACGTTTGCAGGCGCTGGGTTTAGAAGTTCACACCGGTATCGGTGAAACCGGCGTAGTCGGTGTACTACACGGCAAGCAACCCGGCGCTAAACACATTGGCTTACGCGCCGATATGGATGCGCTACCGCTGACCGAATTGAATACCTTCGCTCATGCCTCCTGCCATCACGGAAAAATGCACGGTTGCGGGCATGACGGTCACACCACCATGCTGCTAGGAGCTGCTACGATTTTGGCGCAACACCCGGATTTTACCGGAACGGTGTATTTCATTTTCCAACCCGCTGAAGAAAGCAATGCCGGGGCAAAACGCATGATAGAAGCAGGCTTATTCGAGCGCTTCCCCATCACCGAAGTGTACGGAATGCATAACTGGCCGGGGATTCCTACCGGGCAGTTTGCGGTGCATTCCGGTGCGGTCATGGCATCGACCGACAGTTTCGACATTGACATCCAAGCGCAAGGCGGTCATGCCGCGATGCCGGATACGGTCATCGACCCGGTATTGGTTGCGGGGCATATTATTACGGCAACCCAAAGCATTGTGGCACGTAACCTGAAACCCACCAGCGGCGGCGTGATTAGCATTACCAAAATGCTAGGCGGCAGTGCTTACAATGTGATCCCTGAAACCGTGAGTTTACACGGTACTATCCGCAGCCTTGACCCGCAAGATCGCGCCTTACTGAAACAACGCTTGCAACAATTGGTGGAACACACCGCGCAAGCGTTCGCTGCCAGTGCCAGTGTGCGTTTTATGGAAGGCTACCCCGCGACCATCAACCATTCCAGCAATGCCGAAGCGTGTTATCAGGTCACGACCGGTTTAGTAGGCGAGGCATGTGTGCAATGGAACCCGCCACCGAGTATGGGCGCGGAAGATTTCGCCTATATGCTGCAACACCGCCCCGGTGCGTACATCTGGATAGGCAATGGCGACGCGACCGAAAGCCGCGCTTTGCATAATCCGTATTACGATTTCAATGACAATATCTTGCCGCTAGGGGCAAGTTACTGGGTGCGTTTAGTACAACACCTGTGCCATTAA
- the corA gene encoding magnesium/cobalt transporter CorA produces the protein MLRFFGFADGKLVEHKLGDKLLDYAISHTGWIDAQDTSDEERERLEVLLHTELPESDDVEEIESSARYFTDSSGIHVHSLFVTQSEGRMDTTTVAFILQADRLITVREQELADFRLLRMRARRGQVEVRTPRHLLLTMFEQKVENLADTIEDLHHELEVISHKVLEETDTDLESAIDDLAALEDSNGKVRLCLMDTQRSISFLQRQLRDTQAGQEIIPEVIRDIDTLMSHTTFLFDKINFLMGTTQGFINIEQNKIIKMFSIAAVVFLPPTLVASLYGMNFRVMPELDWVFGYPMAIGLMILAGVTPYWFFKRKGWM, from the coding sequence ATGTTACGATTTTTCGGCTTTGCGGATGGCAAACTAGTCGAACATAAACTCGGCGACAAACTCTTGGATTACGCCATTTCCCACACTGGCTGGATTGACGCGCAAGATACCTCGGATGAAGAACGCGAGCGTTTAGAAGTCCTGCTGCACACCGAACTGCCGGAATCGGATGATGTTGAGGAAATCGAATCGTCTGCCCGTTATTTCACCGATAGCAGCGGTATTCACGTGCACTCGCTGTTTGTGACACAGAGTGAAGGGCGCATGGATACCACCACGGTTGCTTTCATTTTACAAGCGGATCGCCTGATTACGGTGCGGGAACAAGAACTGGCTGATTTTCGTCTACTCAGGATGCGGGCGCGGCGCGGGCAAGTGGAAGTACGTACACCTCGGCACTTATTGCTCACCATGTTTGAACAAAAAGTGGAAAACCTCGCCGATACCATCGAAGACTTGCACCATGAACTCGAAGTCATCAGCCACAAAGTACTGGAAGAAACCGACACCGATTTAGAAAGCGCCATCGACGACTTAGCAGCTTTAGAAGACAGTAACGGCAAAGTGCGTCTGTGTTTGATGGATACCCAACGCTCCATTTCATTCCTGCAACGCCAATTGCGCGATACCCAAGCGGGGCAGGAAATTATCCCCGAAGTCATTCGCGATATTGACACCTTAATGTCACACACCACATTTCTGTTCGACAAAATAAACTTCCTGATGGGAACCACACAAGGTTTCATCAATATCGAACAGAATAAAATCATTAAGATGTTTTCGATTGCAGCGGTGGTATTTCTACCGCCGACATTAGTTGCCAGCTTGTACGGGATGAATTTCCGGGTCATGCCGGAGCTGGATTGGGTGTTTGGCTACCCAATGGCGATTGGTCTAATGATTCTGGCAGGGGTAACGCCCTACTGGTTCTTTAAACGTAAAGGCTGGATGTAG
- the rapZ gene encoding RNase adapter RapZ, with the protein MHLVIISGMSGAGKSYALHTLEDNGYYCIDNLPSQLLEALLGTPQIAKQPYLAVGIDIRGGRDSLLDTPAIIKRVRQRVPSTQVVYLYAEQDVLRKRYNETRRRHPLTSETQELDKAIALEASLLEPLATDADLRLDTSHIGVYELGRMLKARISQTEQQHLSLMIQSFGFKHNQPTDSDFLFDVRCLPNPYWEPDLRSLTGRDAGIIEWLERHDDVQRMYADIRDFLSNWLPSLDSNCQRAYLTVSIGCTGGRHRSVYLAERLYQHFRQSLGENVILRHRELNYVR; encoded by the coding sequence ATGCACTTAGTCATTATCAGCGGCATGTCCGGCGCGGGCAAAAGCTATGCGCTGCACACCCTTGAAGACAACGGCTATTACTGTATCGACAACCTGCCCTCGCAATTATTGGAAGCACTGCTGGGGACACCGCAAATAGCCAAGCAACCATACCTAGCGGTGGGCATTGATATTCGCGGCGGTCGTGACAGTTTGTTGGACACCCCCGCGATTATCAAACGGGTACGCCAACGTGTTCCCAGCACTCAAGTCGTCTACCTGTATGCCGAACAAGACGTTTTGCGCAAGCGCTATAATGAAACACGCCGTCGCCACCCCTTAACCAGCGAAACCCAAGAACTCGACAAAGCCATTGCGCTGGAAGCCTCATTATTAGAACCCCTCGCCACGGATGCGGATTTACGGCTGGATACTTCGCACATCGGTGTGTATGAATTAGGGCGAATGCTCAAAGCTCGCATTTCGCAAACCGAACAGCAGCATTTATCCCTAATGATCCAGTCCTTCGGTTTCAAACACAATCAGCCGACGGATTCTGATTTCCTATTTGATGTGCGTTGCTTACCTAACCCGTATTGGGAACCAGACCTGCGCTCACTTACCGGGCGCGATGCGGGCATTATTGAATGGCTGGAACGGCACGACGACGTGCAACGCATGTACGCCGACATTCGTGATTTCCTCAGCAACTGGCTTCCCAGCCTCGACAGCAATTGCCAACGCGCTTATTTAACCGTCTCCATCGGCTGTACCGGCGGACGGCACCGTTCAGTCTATCTGGCTGAGCGCCTTTATCAGCATTTCCGCCAAAGCCTAGGGGAAAATGTTATCTTACGCCACCGTGAACTCAACTACGTGCGCTAA
- the rpmG gene encoding 50S ribosomal protein L33 yields MAKKGGRDKIKLVSSAGTGFFYTTTKNKRTTPDKLQFSKYDPVVRKHVMFKEAKIK; encoded by the coding sequence ATGGCTAAGAAAGGCGGTCGTGATAAAATCAAGCTGGTTTCTTCCGCAGGAACTGGATTTTTCTATACCACAACTAAGAACAAGCGTACTACGCCGGACAAATTACAGTTCAGCAAGTACGATCCGGTTGTGCGTAAGCATGTTATGTTTAAGGAAGCCAAGATCAAGTAA
- the folB gene encoding dihydroneopterin aldolase, giving the protein MDIVYVRDLRLDAHIGIYEWEKRILQKIRIDLEMAWDNRIPAASDNIKDTLNYKTAAKRVMQLVESAHYELVERLAETIAETLMQELHMPWIQVTVGKPGAVRGSSEVGVKIERGNRQWQTST; this is encoded by the coding sequence ATGGATATAGTCTATGTACGCGACCTGCGCCTCGATGCCCACATCGGCATTTACGAGTGGGAAAAGCGCATTCTGCAAAAAATTCGCATTGACCTAGAAATGGCTTGGGATAACCGCATCCCTGCCGCCAGCGACAATATTAAAGACACCCTCAACTACAAAACCGCTGCCAAGCGCGTCATGCAACTGGTTGAAAGCGCTCATTACGAACTGGTGGAACGCCTCGCCGAAACCATCGCCGAAACCCTCATGCAGGAACTGCATATGCCCTGGATACAAGTCACCGTCGGCAAACCCGGTGCAGTACGTGGCTCAAGTGAAGTCGGGGTTAAAATTGAACGAGGCAACCGGCAATGGCAGACGTCTACTTAA
- the folK gene encoding 2-amino-4-hydroxy-6-hydroxymethyldihydropteridine diphosphokinase, protein MADVYLSLGSNIEREAHLCAAMQRLQQDFGQVVFSHVYETPAAGFVGEPFFNLAAGLTTTLSPTDLKHYLRELEQAHGRLHGEEKFSSRTLDLDLLLYADWNLQPHSNVPHHDVLTYPFVLFPLAEIAPSVMHPVLQRTIGEIARESTLSDAEMRRVTLDCSH, encoded by the coding sequence ATGGCAGACGTCTACTTAAGCCTCGGCAGCAATATCGAGCGCGAAGCCCACCTTTGTGCCGCCATGCAACGTTTACAGCAAGATTTCGGTCAGGTGGTCTTTTCCCACGTCTATGAAACGCCCGCAGCCGGGTTTGTGGGCGAACCCTTCTTCAACTTAGCGGCAGGTCTCACCACTACGCTAAGCCCTACTGACCTGAAACACTATTTACGGGAATTGGAACAAGCACACGGACGTTTGCACGGTGAGGAGAAATTCAGCTCACGCACCTTAGACCTTGACCTGTTACTTTACGCTGACTGGAACTTGCAACCGCACAGCAATGTGCCGCACCATGACGTTCTCACGTACCCATTTGTGCTGTTTCCGTTAGCGGAAATCGCCCCTAGCGTCATGCACCCTGTGTTACAACGCACGATTGGGGAAATTGCACGCGAGTCAACACTGTCAGATGCCGAGATGCGCCGCGTTACCTTGGATTGCAGCCATTAA
- the cls gene encoding cardiolipin synthase → MTAYLTSWFSTGLLLLDIVIVATLLPTVVQQRRESGATLAWVLVIVFLPFIGLLIFWVFGTTRLHLRRRKRRRVEEKLANTLQQVQVCLNGQQHIHGIPPSLLKLVNKLDEIGPVGGNAVDIMREGEQLFDTLEQAFAAATQHIHLIYYIWEADYTGERLRNALVQAAQRGVTVRLLVDDVGSRQANARFFAPLLVAGGQVERFLKVNVLSRQLNLNNRNHRKVVIIDGTLAFTGGMNVGDVYAGRGEPWQDLHARIQGPVVYTLQEVFCQDWYHATGEDLVSEVYFPAIAIANAGTIHAQFLASGPADERWQAIHTVLFAAMNLANTRIWIETPYFVPDRPILMALQTAALRGVDVRLLLPGKSDHPLVLYAGRSFIDDLLAAGVRVFEMYQAMPHAKAVMIDSNFATLGSANMDQRSFRLNFEGNIFFYSSEIASKMEQDFLNACANTQEVTEAQRCKISKRQRLAESIARLLAPLL, encoded by the coding sequence GTGACGGCTTATCTGACAAGCTGGTTCAGTACTGGCTTATTATTGTTGGACATTGTGATTGTCGCTACCTTATTACCGACGGTGGTGCAGCAACGCCGTGAATCGGGGGCGACCTTGGCATGGGTGTTGGTGATTGTCTTTTTACCGTTTATTGGGCTGCTAATCTTTTGGGTGTTTGGCACGACGCGCTTGCACTTACGCCGTCGTAAACGCCGTCGCGTCGAAGAAAAGTTGGCGAATACGCTGCAACAAGTGCAAGTTTGTTTGAATGGTCAGCAACATATTCACGGGATTCCGCCGTCATTACTCAAGTTGGTCAATAAGCTGGATGAAATCGGGCCAGTAGGTGGCAATGCCGTCGACATTATGCGCGAAGGTGAACAGTTATTTGATACCTTGGAACAGGCTTTCGCCGCCGCCACTCAGCATATTCATCTGATCTACTATATCTGGGAGGCAGACTATACCGGCGAACGCTTGCGGAATGCCTTGGTGCAGGCGGCACAGCGTGGGGTCACGGTGCGTTTGCTGGTGGATGATGTGGGTTCACGTCAAGCGAATGCCCGCTTTTTCGCGCCGCTGTTAGTCGCAGGCGGGCAAGTCGAACGTTTTCTGAAAGTGAATGTGTTAAGCCGCCAGCTTAACCTCAACAATCGCAATCACCGTAAAGTGGTCATTATTGATGGCACGCTGGCTTTCACGGGTGGAATGAATGTCGGCGATGTGTACGCGGGCAGGGGCGAGCCTTGGCAAGATTTGCACGCACGGATTCAGGGACCGGTGGTGTATACCTTGCAGGAAGTGTTTTGTCAGGATTGGTATCACGCGACCGGTGAGGATTTGGTGAGCGAGGTGTATTTTCCGGCGATTGCGATTGCGAATGCGGGAACCATTCACGCGCAATTCCTTGCCAGCGGGCCTGCGGATGAGCGTTGGCAGGCGATTCATACGGTGTTATTCGCGGCGATGAATCTGGCGAATACGCGCATTTGGATTGAAACGCCGTATTTCGTACCGGATCGCCCGATTCTGATGGCGTTGCAAACGGCAGCGTTGCGCGGCGTGGATGTGCGGTTGCTATTGCCTGGAAAATCGGATCATCCGCTGGTGTTGTACGCGGGGCGTTCCTTTATAGATGATTTGCTGGCGGCAGGCGTGCGCGTGTTTGAAATGTATCAGGCGATGCCTCATGCCAAAGCGGTGATGATTGACAGTAACTTTGCCACGCTGGGGTCGGCGAATATGGATCAGCGCAGTTTTCGCCTCAATTTCGAGGGCAACATCTTTTTTTACAGTAGTGAGATCGCCAGCAAGATGGAGCAGGATTTTCTGAACGCCTGTGCGAATACGCAGGAAGTGACCGAAGCCCAGCGCTGCAAAATCAGTAAGCGGCAGCGTTTAGCCGAGAGTATTGCCCGCTTGCTTGCCCCGTTATTGTAA
- a CDS encoding glycoside hydrolase family 18 protein, producing MRMTMANVNRMVAAWLLALMTLAAPYTVCAGEKITKPWVTGYITGEWHRSDGTIGILNDEDWNTLTHVIHHAAGLNSDGSLDMNYGGWQLSSQSRRTALIEQAHAKDVKVLFSVVNFGGYAPVLADPAKRQTLVTQLINVLKNGTDPGYDGLDIDLEPVTADSSGNNPNYEAFINDLHTQMKTINKTNNPGMLVDRPLLAIATGIEVVADNGGGDLRKLLAKLQDKLDQINVMAYDLSTINEGIVWHDGALYDGGNKYPTNSARSVVSANRAIQQFISGGVLPSKLGLGISAETRVWRGGKVTGSTDGVTAPLQAWTTEPLWWMSSGVDRGRYAQLMKPGYRCITGSTDDCSYKPEYYRWDDQAKMPYLSINKTGSASDMFISYNDPRSVSEKVKYVKEKGLGGVMLWEMGRECLPPGAGGGSVDQCVSGDGNYRPLLKAIRQTLRTGTGKYKPLLVQP from the coding sequence ATGAGAATGACAATGGCTAACGTTAATCGGATGGTTGCCGCTTGGCTACTGGCATTGATGACGTTGGCGGCACCATATACTGTTTGCGCAGGTGAAAAAATTACCAAGCCGTGGGTAACGGGATATATCACTGGTGAATGGCATCGCAGTGATGGAACTATTGGTATCCTGAATGATGAGGACTGGAATACCTTGACTCATGTTATTCACCATGCGGCGGGTCTTAACAGTGATGGTTCACTGGACATGAACTATGGTGGTTGGCAGCTTAGCAGCCAAAGTCGGCGTACTGCATTGATTGAGCAGGCTCACGCTAAAGATGTAAAAGTTTTGTTTAGTGTCGTGAATTTCGGCGGGTATGCACCGGTATTAGCCGATCCGGCGAAGCGGCAAACCTTGGTTACTCAACTCATTAATGTGCTGAAAAATGGAACTGACCCCGGTTATGACGGGCTTGATATTGACCTTGAACCCGTCACTGCGGACAGTTCCGGCAATAACCCCAATTACGAAGCCTTCATCAATGACTTGCACACTCAAATGAAGACGATTAATAAAACCAACAACCCCGGTATGTTGGTGGATCGCCCTTTACTAGCCATTGCGACGGGTATTGAGGTTGTGGCTGATAATGGTGGCGGGGATTTGCGTAAGCTCTTGGCTAAACTGCAAGATAAATTGGATCAAATCAACGTGATGGCGTATGACTTGTCTACGATCAATGAAGGGATCGTGTGGCACGACGGGGCATTGTATGACGGTGGTAATAAATATCCTACCAATTCTGCTCGCTCGGTGGTCTCTGCGAATCGTGCTATTCAGCAATTTATTAGTGGTGGGGTGTTACCCAGCAAATTAGGTCTCGGTATCAGTGCTGAAACGCGGGTGTGGCGTGGCGGTAAAGTAACAGGCTCTACTGATGGCGTGACCGCACCATTGCAAGCATGGACAACAGAGCCACTGTGGTGGATGAGTAGCGGGGTCGACCGTGGGCGTTATGCTCAATTGATGAAGCCGGGCTATCGCTGCATTACAGGCTCTACTGATGATTGCAGTTACAAGCCGGAGTATTACCGTTGGGATGATCAAGCCAAAATGCCTTATCTCAGCATTAATAAAACAGGCTCAGCCAGTGATATGTTTATTTCTTACAATGACCCCCGCTCTGTTTCGGAAAAAGTGAAGTATGTTAAGGAAAAAGGCTTAGGCGGCGTGATGCTGTGGGAAATGGGGCGTGAATGTTTGCCACCGGGGGCAGGTGGCGGTTCTGTTGACCAGTGTGTTTCTGGCGACGGTAATTATCGCCCACTCTTGAAAGCGATTCGCCAGACCCTGCGCACCGGGACTGGCAAATACAAGCCGTTGCTGGTACAGCCTTAA
- a CDS encoding PTS sugar transporter subunit IIA, with amino-acid sequence MDITTLLSPTRIACKLDVSSKKRAFEQLANMLAADQASLGAEAIFDALTNREKLGSTAIGNGVAIPHACMSIHQPCGALLLLEDGVKMDTPDKKPVQLFMAILVPANQAPDYSELITQLTSTLMQKSLIEQICCYHDAQTVLDRFLDLFNQPRHPFVGAMAA; translated from the coding sequence ATGGACATAACCACCCTGCTTTCTCCCACCCGGATTGCCTGTAAGCTTGATGTTTCCAGCAAGAAACGTGCTTTTGAACAATTGGCAAACATGCTTGCCGCCGATCAGGCAAGCTTGGGAGCTGAGGCGATTTTCGACGCCCTGACCAATCGGGAGAAACTGGGTAGTACCGCTATCGGCAATGGCGTCGCCATTCCCCATGCGTGCATGTCCATCCATCAACCTTGTGGGGCTTTGTTGTTGCTGGAAGATGGCGTTAAAATGGATACACCGGATAAAAAACCCGTGCAATTATTCATGGCAATCCTCGTACCCGCCAACCAAGCCCCTGATTATTCTGAACTGATCACCCAACTGACCAGTACCCTGATGCAAAAATCCCTGATCGAGCAGATTTGCTGTTATCACGACGCGCAAACCGTGCTGGATCGTTTCCTCGACCTTTTTAATCAACCCAGACACCCGTTTGTGGGTGCAATGGCAGCTTAA
- the rpmB gene encoding 50S ribosomal protein L28, with amino-acid sequence MSRVCQVTGKRPVTGNNVSHANNKTKRRFLPNLHAKRFWVENEGRWVRLRVSAKGMRIIDKLGIDTILADIRGRGEKV; translated from the coding sequence ATGTCTCGTGTATGTCAAGTAACAGGTAAGCGTCCCGTCACAGGTAACAATGTGTCGCACGCTAACAATAAAACCAAGCGTCGTTTCCTGCCTAACCTGCACGCGAAACGGTTTTGGGTCGAAAACGAAGGACGCTGGGTTCGCCTGCGCGTTTCTGCAAAAGGTATGCGTATTATCGACAAGTTGGGTATTGATACCATTCTTGCTGATATTCGCGGCCGTGGCGAAAAAGTTTAA
- the mltB gene encoding lytic murein transglycosylase B has translation MYLPKNLLAYGAATALVLSLGACSSTPEKSETADNNSAQQVSEQVQAPVTAQADQAQVLSYGGKGVGNYAAASLGGDFAGNAQLLNFIEKMVNSHGFNRQYLYGVFSQTRNRDDVARLWAGSSSDPGSPKGWYAYRDRFVTAANVQRGAEFWQQHSAHLQRAQQQYGVPAEYIIGIMGVETRWGRILGKHRVIDALATSAVVNQRRSQFFFDELKNYLLMTRSERMDPLAPKGSFAGAMGYGQFMPSSFHSFAVDFDGDGVRDLWNPVDAIGSVANYFAQHGWQQGGEVAVPAQVTSNQYASVPDGFKVKYSMSDLQRIGVTPQYGRGSTGTVHLLALSTVPNGYKEPWIGYKNFHVITRYNRSNYYAMTVHLLSQAVRERVGK, from the coding sequence ATGTATTTGCCGAAAAACCTGTTGGCTTATGGGGCAGCAACAGCGCTGGTATTGAGTTTGGGGGCGTGCAGCTCAACACCGGAAAAATCCGAAACTGCGGATAACAACAGTGCTCAGCAAGTGAGTGAACAAGTGCAAGCGCCAGTAACAGCGCAAGCGGATCAAGCACAAGTCCTCAGCTATGGCGGCAAAGGGGTTGGCAATTATGCTGCCGCCAGTTTGGGCGGTGATTTTGCCGGAAATGCTCAGTTATTGAATTTCATCGAAAAGATGGTTAATAGTCATGGGTTTAATCGCCAGTATTTGTACGGTGTATTTTCACAAACCCGTAACCGTGATGATGTTGCTCGCCTCTGGGCAGGTTCGAGTTCAGACCCCGGTAGCCCGAAAGGTTGGTACGCTTACCGTGACCGCTTCGTAACCGCTGCGAATGTGCAACGCGGTGCAGAATTTTGGCAGCAGCATTCCGCGCATTTGCAACGGGCGCAACAGCAATACGGGGTTCCCGCTGAATACATTATCGGCATCATGGGGGTGGAAACCCGCTGGGGGCGCATTCTGGGGAAACATCGGGTGATTGATGCATTGGCGACTTCTGCCGTTGTGAACCAACGCCGTAGCCAATTCTTCTTTGATGAATTGAAAAACTACCTGCTGATGACCCGCAGTGAACGCATGGATCCGCTGGCACCAAAAGGCTCGTTTGCGGGCGCAATGGGATATGGGCAATTCATGCCGAGTAGTTTCCATTCCTTCGCGGTGGATTTCGATGGCGACGGGGTGCGTGATTTATGGAATCCCGTCGATGCCATTGGCAGTGTGGCGAATTACTTTGCGCAGCACGGTTGGCAGCAGGGTGGCGAAGTTGCCGTGCCAGCGCAAGTAACCTCTAACCAGTACGCCAGTGTGCCGGATGGTTTTAAGGTTAAGTATTCCATGTCAGATTTGCAGCGCATTGGTGTTACCCCGCAATACGGCAGGGGTTCAACGGGTACGGTGCATTTATTGGCACTCAGTACCGTGCCGAATGGTTATAAAGAACCGTGGATTGGTTACAAAAACTTCCATGTGATTACCCGCTATAACCGCAGCAATTACTACGCGATGACCGTACATTTATTGTCACAAGCCGTGCGTGAGCGTGTCGGTAAGTAA